One part of the Anaeromyxobacter sp. Fw109-5 genome encodes these proteins:
- a CDS encoding serine/threonine-protein kinase, with translation MDGDEQGAPQAGGPRVRPGAITSLLEQLARAPDEDGPRFAAGDVIGSRFELVREIGRGGFGVVFEARDRQLDRAVAFKAIRRGERHALRERLLRGEAEAVARLSHPNLVALHDVGQCDRGSYLILELLRGRTLGDALAEERLSPAEAVRVALEIAKGVAHAHAHGVVHRDLKPANVFLCDDGQVKVLDFGLAHAFGRPRTDGGTPAYMAPEQEEGAPEDERTDVFALGAILHEMLAGPRPDAELGSGRRRARAPALDVPGAPALGRLVARMLEPRASARPRDATEVVPELLAIEAELMRSRAAPSPTRVRTRRGSLTALVAGAVAGVALVAWILGRAPSWRVSSLALWSVPGAPGALRAADDGEAAASVSVEAYGHFVRGVELRLHACDLHGAEQEQRRAIALDPGLAAARMELGTILANVRGNDFDPEADAQFRAAYALADRMPEKERAIVRLDRYVTEGQMGAAAPGTYRAEALRLAEELVRRYPLDGFALFYAAYVYGRFGGRERAVELYDRALVLDPGQCWVAGRLIGALRDAGRWDEAMEVARRAASVNPIAENVGTLALLQAREHRTEAVETARQALRAEREPGEAALVSACALGLAGHVEEAEETFRRVEARGATEEARARARQRVPVALAEQGRVADALRGWREPPRSWPGGIALARARVRAVGRPRLDAKEALPYVAAASDHLLYAGELAFHGDERAARRAAAALEEGSAPETYHRAIALANAGRHEQAIPLLRSLVASADYALVPALWQLHYLLGESLLEDGRPAEALEALRRIEWSAMKSDCPSWDQVANYPRAQLVRARAYEALGRCDDAAAELDRLLARWRRADPDLPLVVEARAMRARLAGAREAAPR, from the coding sequence GTGGACGGGGACGAACAGGGCGCGCCGCAGGCCGGCGGCCCGCGAGTGCGGCCGGGCGCGATCACCTCGCTCCTCGAGCAGCTCGCGCGCGCGCCGGACGAGGACGGTCCCCGCTTCGCCGCCGGCGACGTGATCGGGAGCCGGTTCGAGCTCGTGCGGGAGATCGGGCGCGGCGGCTTCGGGGTGGTGTTCGAGGCGCGCGACCGGCAGCTCGACCGCGCCGTGGCCTTCAAGGCGATCCGCCGCGGCGAGCGGCACGCGCTCCGCGAACGGCTGCTCCGCGGCGAGGCGGAGGCCGTGGCGAGGCTCTCGCACCCGAACCTCGTCGCGCTCCACGACGTCGGGCAGTGCGACCGCGGGTCCTACCTCATCCTCGAGCTCCTCCGCGGGCGCACGCTCGGCGACGCGCTCGCCGAGGAGCGGCTCTCGCCCGCGGAGGCGGTCCGCGTCGCCCTCGAGATCGCGAAGGGCGTCGCGCACGCCCACGCCCACGGCGTCGTGCACCGCGACCTCAAGCCCGCCAACGTGTTCCTCTGCGACGACGGACAGGTGAAGGTGCTCGACTTCGGGCTCGCCCACGCGTTCGGGCGCCCCCGCACCGACGGTGGCACCCCGGCGTACATGGCGCCCGAGCAGGAGGAGGGGGCGCCGGAGGACGAGCGGACGGACGTCTTCGCGCTGGGCGCGATCCTCCACGAGATGCTCGCCGGCCCGCGCCCCGACGCGGAGCTCGGGAGCGGGCGGCGGCGCGCGAGAGCGCCGGCGCTCGACGTGCCCGGCGCGCCGGCGCTGGGGCGGCTCGTCGCGCGCATGCTGGAGCCGCGCGCGTCGGCGCGCCCGCGGGACGCGACGGAGGTCGTCCCGGAGCTCCTCGCCATCGAGGCGGAGCTGATGCGCTCGCGCGCCGCCCCGTCGCCGACCCGCGTCCGCACGCGCCGGGGGTCCCTGACGGCGCTGGTCGCGGGCGCCGTCGCGGGCGTCGCCCTCGTCGCCTGGATCCTCGGCCGCGCGCCCTCCTGGCGCGTGTCCTCGCTGGCGCTCTGGTCGGTCCCGGGCGCGCCCGGGGCGCTGCGCGCGGCGGACGACGGGGAGGCCGCCGCCTCCGTCAGCGTCGAGGCGTACGGCCACTTCGTGCGCGGCGTCGAGCTGCGCCTGCACGCGTGCGACCTGCACGGCGCGGAGCAGGAGCAGCGCCGCGCGATCGCGCTCGATCCCGGCCTCGCGGCGGCGCGCATGGAGCTCGGGACGATCCTCGCGAACGTGCGCGGGAACGACTTCGACCCGGAGGCGGACGCGCAGTTCCGCGCTGCGTACGCGCTCGCGGACCGCATGCCGGAGAAGGAGCGCGCCATCGTCCGGCTGGATCGGTACGTGACCGAGGGTCAGATGGGGGCCGCCGCCCCGGGCACCTACCGCGCGGAGGCGCTGCGGCTCGCCGAGGAGCTGGTCCGCCGCTACCCGCTGGACGGGTTCGCCCTCTTCTACGCCGCGTACGTGTACGGCCGCTTCGGGGGTCGGGAGCGGGCGGTGGAGCTGTACGACCGCGCGCTCGTCCTCGATCCCGGCCAGTGCTGGGTCGCGGGCCGTCTGATCGGGGCGCTGCGCGACGCGGGCCGGTGGGACGAGGCGATGGAGGTCGCGCGGCGCGCGGCCTCCGTGAACCCCATCGCCGAGAACGTCGGCACGCTCGCGCTGCTGCAGGCGCGCGAGCACCGGACCGAGGCCGTCGAGACCGCGCGCCAGGCGCTCCGGGCGGAGCGGGAGCCCGGCGAGGCCGCCCTGGTGTCGGCGTGCGCGCTGGGGCTCGCCGGGCACGTGGAGGAGGCGGAGGAGACCTTCCGCAGGGTGGAGGCGCGCGGGGCCACCGAGGAGGCGCGCGCCAGGGCCCGCCAGCGCGTCCCCGTGGCGCTCGCGGAGCAGGGGAGGGTCGCCGACGCCCTCCGGGGATGGCGCGAGCCGCCGCGGAGCTGGCCGGGCGGGATCGCCCTCGCGCGGGCCAGGGTGCGCGCGGTGGGGCGTCCCCGCCTCGACGCGAAGGAGGCGCTGCCCTACGTCGCGGCGGCCTCCGATCACCTCCTGTACGCGGGGGAGCTGGCGTTCCACGGCGACGAGCGCGCCGCGCGCCGCGCCGCCGCCGCGCTCGAGGAGGGGTCGGCGCCCGAGACCTATCACCGCGCGATCGCGCTCGCGAACGCGGGCCGGCACGAGCAGGCGATCCCGCTCCTCCGCAGCCTCGTCGCCTCGGCGGACTACGCCCTCGTCCCGGCCCTCTGGCAGCTCCACTACCTGCTCGGCGAGTCCCTCCTCGAGGACGGCAGGCCCGCGGAGGCGCTCGAGGCGCTGCGCCGGATCGAGTGGTCGGCGATGAAGAGCGACTGCCCGAGCTGGGATCAGGTCGCGAACTATCCGCGCGCGCAGCTCGTCCGCGCTCGCGCGTACGAGGCGCTCGGCCGCTGCGACGACGCGGCGGCGGAGCTCGATCGCCTGCTCGCCCGCTGGCGGCGGGCCGACCCGGACCTGCCCCTCGTGGTCGAGGCCCGCGCGATGCGGGCCCGGCTGGCGGGCGCGCGCGAGGCGGCGCCGCGCTAG
- a CDS encoding SWIM zinc finger family protein gives MAYEYGERFPEYVTAAERRLRAELARKRLARQGIAPQPIVIEGRDLVTTFWGMAWCHHLETLADLATRLPRGRAYARNGSVVHLELSRGVIRAFVSGTEVYEVEVKLRPLDPARWKKVRRDCAGRIATVVELLSGRLSAAVMEVLCDPGAGLFPASAELHMSCSCPDQARLCKHLAAVLYGVGARLDHAPELLFTLRGVELAELIADAGDAGALASTPAASAALVPDERLAEIFGIELELGSPPAARRRRPRQGGARPAERSGARPRRSRRRKPPAR, from the coding sequence GTGGCGTACGAGTACGGCGAGCGGTTCCCCGAGTACGTGACGGCGGCCGAGCGGCGGCTCCGGGCGGAGCTCGCGCGGAAGCGGCTCGCTCGCCAGGGGATCGCCCCGCAGCCGATCGTCATCGAGGGGCGCGACCTCGTCACCACGTTCTGGGGAATGGCGTGGTGCCACCACCTCGAGACCCTGGCGGACCTCGCCACGCGCCTGCCCCGCGGCCGCGCCTATGCGCGGAACGGGTCCGTCGTGCACCTCGAGCTCTCACGCGGCGTGATCCGCGCCTTCGTGAGCGGCACCGAGGTGTACGAGGTGGAGGTGAAGCTCCGGCCTCTCGACCCGGCGCGCTGGAAGAAGGTGCGCCGGGACTGCGCCGGGCGGATCGCCACGGTCGTGGAGCTCCTCTCCGGGAGGCTCTCCGCGGCGGTGATGGAGGTGCTGTGCGATCCCGGCGCCGGGCTCTTCCCGGCGAGCGCCGAGCTCCACATGAGCTGCTCGTGCCCCGACCAGGCGCGCCTGTGCAAGCACCTCGCCGCCGTGCTCTACGGCGTCGGCGCGCGGCTCGACCACGCGCCCGAGCTGCTCTTCACCCTGCGTGGCGTGGAGCTCGCCGAGCTCATCGCGGACGCCGGTGACGCGGGCGCCCTCGCGTCCACGCCCGCCGCGAGCGCCGCGCTCGTCCCCGACGAGCGCCTCGCCGAGATCTTCGGGATCGAGCTCGAGCTCGGCAGCCCGCCGGCGGCAAGGAGGCGACGGCCGCGTCAGGGCGGCGCCCGGCCCGCGGAGCGCAGCGGCGCCAGGCCCCGCCGCTCGCGGCGCCGCAAGCCGCCGGCCCGGTGA
- a CDS encoding sigma-70 family RNA polymerase sigma factor gives MTTMVAKPPELEPRNRALGQALDGHRRAVWGVCYRMTGVAADADDLVQETFARALTARPDRSGEPLRPWLTRVAVRLAIDHLRRRRVRGYPGQWLPGPASTDEPDLGPTPDARYDTAESASYAFLVALERLTPLQRAVLLLRDVLGHSVREAASALSTTDGAVKVAHLRARRAMDGYEADRLPATPALEARTREALEGFMQAILAGDVAAAEALLAANARVVSDAGGAYFSAPRAIDGARNVARFFVGVAPRGGRERRVTWLRLNGVPVIVLDFRSPDAGVAPRFVLRAELDAEGRIRRIYAVAAPRKLTGLPPGPPAAPPAR, from the coding sequence ATGACGACCATGGTTGCGAAGCCTCCGGAGCTCGAACCGAGGAACCGCGCGCTCGGCCAGGCGCTCGACGGGCACCGGCGCGCCGTGTGGGGCGTCTGCTACCGCATGACCGGCGTGGCGGCGGACGCGGACGACCTCGTCCAGGAGACGTTCGCGCGCGCCCTCACGGCGCGTCCCGACCGCTCGGGGGAGCCGCTCCGTCCCTGGCTCACCCGCGTCGCCGTGCGGCTCGCCATCGATCACCTGCGCCGCCGGCGCGTGAGGGGCTACCCGGGCCAGTGGCTGCCCGGGCCCGCCTCGACGGACGAGCCGGACCTCGGGCCGACTCCCGACGCGCGCTACGACACGGCCGAGTCGGCCTCGTATGCATTCCTCGTCGCCCTGGAGCGGCTCACGCCGCTCCAGCGCGCGGTGCTCCTCCTGCGCGACGTGCTCGGCCACTCCGTGCGCGAGGCCGCGAGCGCGCTCTCCACGACGGACGGCGCGGTGAAGGTCGCGCACCTCCGCGCCCGCCGCGCCATGGACGGCTACGAGGCGGACCGCCTGCCCGCGACGCCCGCCCTGGAGGCGCGCACGCGCGAGGCGCTCGAGGGGTTCATGCAGGCGATCCTCGCGGGCGACGTGGCCGCGGCGGAGGCGCTCCTCGCCGCGAACGCGCGCGTCGTGTCCGACGCCGGCGGCGCGTACTTCTCGGCGCCGCGGGCGATCGACGGCGCGCGCAACGTGGCGCGGTTCTTCGTCGGGGTCGCGCCGCGTGGAGGCAGGGAGCGGCGGGTGACCTGGCTGCGCCTCAACGGCGTCCCCGTGATCGTGCTGGATTTCCGGTCGCCCGACGCGGGGGTCGCGCCCCGCTTCGTGCTGCGCGCCGAGCTCGACGCAGAGGGGCGCATCCGCCGCATCTACGCCGTCGCCGCGCCCCGCAAGCTCACGGGGCTGCCTCCAGGACCGCCGGCGGCGCCGCCTGCGCGCTGA
- a CDS encoding malate synthase translates to MIRPDILQQFPEIFGKKQVNGREVDVEETIATLTRELRPAIAAALTARRHILANPSPAREKYAWPSWDETFDDPVSGKRWTYRQIVQGLVDNFLGRESEWRWRLNDEVPIPDHVHPSKNPGLELTGPWHPLDMAFNALNSPAPMNMPDFEDASPPHFTPDGTPTNQPVGVFAAMKNAKDIHEGRWTGRPYEVVKKGKKRAYQITKPPAQWPTRLARPPSLHLRYDHVTVDGEPAPGLVVITTLWAFNNYDALVRAGSGVYYYIPKLQTPREALIVETLLSRLEGLMGVPAGTLKVKMLYEEGNAGRYLPGIAWVLRRRLLGMNVGRWDYLGSMIELWKDEPEGIFPDPQSIGMATPFMIAYQRYAALMMLMAGTKGGALTNAAPIGGMAAVMIYQPGDPYGRSAYNPVALRAITIDKLRERILGLMFVPDAPLAAGAQPTLAGILAGEVKGTLHDAFRQSWVASPETEYVAAGNGPLRAELSALQGLLDAKLETTDVKGKPVPTPASGLDAAERQLFQARGLLDAQGRITPSIVRKEELDAPEKIFSRERWEGIYAPPKGDVTIQHVQHSFYMAANYGFQILNGNFAAAIDDYELRQRFMNDLATYRIYVSWLWTLVRHEAPITKDGHLQRQLLTEDGVVIGANAEPIRAGARFTRDLFQKVWDYHFEWTREFFAEQDRRGDPPRFDRSKADVIMELLKRQLLSARYVQHSARVLFVVGQASAQERTPILDAIFELNRAEVVQRVRAGSMPKSALSAHDYVFDVFEGQG, encoded by the coding sequence ATGATCCGTCCGGACATCCTCCAGCAGTTCCCCGAGATCTTCGGCAAGAAGCAGGTGAACGGCCGCGAGGTCGACGTCGAGGAGACGATCGCCACGCTCACCCGCGAGCTGCGGCCCGCCATCGCCGCCGCGCTCACCGCGCGCCGCCACATCCTCGCGAACCCGTCTCCCGCCCGCGAGAAGTACGCCTGGCCGAGCTGGGACGAGACCTTCGACGATCCCGTCTCCGGGAAGCGCTGGACCTACCGCCAGATCGTCCAGGGGCTCGTCGACAACTTCCTCGGCCGCGAGAGCGAGTGGCGCTGGCGCCTCAACGACGAGGTGCCCATCCCCGACCACGTCCACCCCTCGAAGAACCCGGGCCTCGAGCTCACCGGCCCGTGGCACCCGCTCGACATGGCGTTCAACGCCCTCAACTCGCCGGCGCCCATGAACATGCCGGACTTCGAGGACGCCTCCCCGCCGCACTTCACGCCCGACGGCACCCCCACGAACCAGCCGGTGGGCGTCTTCGCCGCGATGAAGAACGCGAAGGACATCCACGAGGGGCGATGGACCGGCCGCCCGTACGAGGTGGTGAAGAAGGGCAAGAAGCGCGCGTACCAGATCACGAAGCCGCCCGCGCAGTGGCCGACGCGGCTGGCGCGCCCGCCGAGCCTCCACCTCCGGTACGACCACGTCACGGTGGACGGCGAGCCGGCCCCCGGGCTCGTGGTCATCACCACCCTCTGGGCCTTCAACAACTACGACGCCCTCGTCCGCGCCGGGAGCGGCGTCTACTACTACATCCCGAAGCTCCAGACGCCGCGCGAGGCGCTCATCGTCGAGACCCTGCTCTCCCGGCTGGAGGGGCTCATGGGCGTGCCGGCGGGCACGCTCAAGGTGAAGATGCTGTACGAGGAGGGGAACGCGGGCCGGTACCTGCCCGGCATCGCCTGGGTGCTGAGGCGGCGCCTCCTCGGCATGAACGTCGGCCGGTGGGACTACCTGGGCAGCATGATCGAGCTCTGGAAGGACGAGCCGGAGGGGATCTTCCCCGATCCGCAGAGCATCGGGATGGCCACCCCGTTCATGATCGCCTACCAGCGATACGCCGCGCTGATGATGCTCATGGCGGGCACGAAGGGCGGCGCGCTCACGAACGCGGCGCCCATCGGCGGGATGGCGGCGGTGATGATCTACCAGCCGGGCGATCCCTACGGGCGCTCCGCCTACAACCCGGTGGCCCTCCGCGCCATCACCATCGACAAGCTGCGCGAGCGCATCCTCGGGCTCATGTTCGTACCCGACGCGCCGCTCGCCGCAGGCGCGCAGCCCACGCTCGCCGGCATCCTCGCCGGCGAGGTGAAGGGCACGCTCCACGACGCCTTCCGGCAGAGCTGGGTGGCGAGCCCCGAGACCGAGTACGTCGCCGCAGGCAACGGCCCGCTCCGCGCCGAGCTCTCCGCGCTGCAGGGCCTCCTCGACGCGAAGCTCGAGACGACCGACGTGAAGGGGAAGCCGGTGCCGACGCCGGCGAGCGGCCTCGACGCGGCGGAGCGGCAGCTCTTCCAGGCTCGCGGGCTCCTCGACGCGCAGGGCCGCATCACGCCGTCGATCGTCCGCAAGGAGGAGCTCGACGCGCCGGAGAAGATCTTCTCGAGGGAGCGCTGGGAGGGCATCTACGCGCCACCCAAGGGCGACGTCACCATCCAGCACGTGCAGCACTCGTTCTACATGGCCGCCAACTACGGCTTCCAGATCCTGAACGGCAACTTCGCCGCGGCCATCGACGACTACGAGCTCCGGCAGCGGTTCATGAACGACCTCGCCACCTACCGGATCTACGTCTCGTGGCTCTGGACGCTCGTCCGCCACGAGGCGCCGATCACGAAGGACGGTCACCTCCAGCGGCAGCTCCTCACGGAGGACGGCGTGGTCATCGGGGCGAACGCGGAGCCGATCAGGGCGGGCGCGCGCTTCACCCGGGACCTGTTCCAGAAGGTCTGGGACTACCACTTCGAGTGGACGCGGGAGTTCTTCGCCGAGCAGGACCGCCGCGGCGACCCGCCGCGCTTCGACCGCTCCAAGGCCGACGTGATCATGGAGCTGCTGAAGCGGCAGCTGCTCTCGGCGCGCTACGTCCAGCACAGCGCGCGCGTGCTGTTCGTGGTCGGTCAGGCGAGCGCGCAGGAGCGGACCCCGATCCTGGACGCGATCTTCGAGCTCAATCGCGCGGAGGTGGTGCAGCGCGTGCGGGCCGGCTCGATGCCGAAGAGCGCCCTCTCGGCGCACGACTACGTGTTCGACGTCTTCGAGGGTCAGGGCTGA
- a CDS encoding phenylacetate--CoA ligase family protein yields MLTGRRTRALAAYRSFLRTPLSALLDARAGADPRPGVLAFFHATVREVPAYRAFLAASGIDPAAIRAPEELAALPLTTKENYVRAYPLAERCRGGELASSCDMIAVSSGSTGEPTIWPRFLTDELAIALRFEQVFLEAFAADRRRTLAVVCFPLGTWVGGMFTASCCRHLAAKGYPLTVVTPGNHQAEILRSVRSLAPMFEQTVLLGYPPFLKDVVDAGAADGVRWSELGIRLVLAGEVFSEEWRALMMERAGMSRPLHDTASLYGTADAGVLGNETPVSVCIRRFLSERPDATRSVFGEARLPTLVQYDPFARYFEEREGMLLFSGENGVPLVRYQIDDSGGVIPYATMMARLRDLGLDVEAEARRHGERGVRPLPFAYVFGRSRFAVSYYGANVFPETVAIALEQPGTRDQVTGKFVLEVEEDAARDRQLAVAVELAPGNEAGERLLDLLAEEIVKALRRLNSEFASYVPPERQRPRITLWPAGHPRYFPPGVKHRSSRK; encoded by the coding sequence ATGCTGACCGGACGACGCACGCGGGCGCTCGCCGCGTACCGGAGCTTCCTCCGGACGCCGCTCTCGGCGCTGCTCGACGCGCGCGCCGGCGCCGACCCGCGGCCGGGCGTGCTCGCCTTCTTCCACGCCACGGTGCGCGAGGTCCCCGCCTACCGCGCCTTCCTCGCGGCGAGCGGGATCGACCCGGCGGCGATCCGCGCGCCCGAGGAGCTCGCGGCGCTGCCCCTCACCACGAAGGAGAACTACGTCCGCGCCTACCCGCTCGCGGAGCGCTGCCGCGGCGGCGAGCTCGCGTCGTCGTGCGACATGATCGCGGTGTCGTCGGGCTCGACCGGCGAGCCGACGATCTGGCCGCGCTTCCTGACGGACGAGCTCGCCATCGCGCTCCGGTTCGAGCAGGTGTTCCTCGAGGCGTTCGCCGCCGATCGGCGCCGCACGCTCGCGGTCGTCTGCTTCCCGCTCGGCACCTGGGTGGGCGGGATGTTCACGGCGAGCTGCTGCCGCCACCTCGCCGCGAAGGGCTACCCGCTCACGGTGGTCACCCCGGGGAACCACCAGGCGGAGATCCTGCGCTCGGTCCGGTCGCTCGCGCCCATGTTCGAGCAGACCGTGCTGCTCGGCTATCCGCCGTTCCTGAAGGACGTCGTCGACGCGGGCGCCGCCGACGGGGTGCGCTGGAGCGAGCTGGGCATCAGGCTCGTGCTCGCCGGCGAGGTGTTCAGCGAGGAGTGGCGTGCGCTGATGATGGAGCGCGCGGGCATGTCGCGCCCGCTGCACGACACGGCTTCGCTCTACGGGACGGCGGACGCGGGCGTCCTCGGGAACGAGACGCCCGTCTCGGTGTGCATCCGGCGCTTCCTCTCGGAGCGGCCGGACGCGACCCGCAGCGTGTTCGGCGAGGCGCGGCTCCCCACCCTCGTCCAGTACGACCCGTTCGCCCGGTACTTCGAGGAGCGCGAGGGGATGCTGCTGTTCTCGGGGGAGAACGGGGTCCCGCTGGTGCGCTACCAGATCGACGACTCGGGAGGCGTCATCCCCTACGCCACCATGATGGCGCGGCTTCGCGACCTCGGCCTCGACGTGGAGGCCGAGGCGCGGCGCCACGGCGAGCGCGGCGTCCGCCCGCTCCCGTTCGCGTACGTGTTCGGTCGCTCGCGGTTCGCGGTCTCCTACTACGGGGCGAACGTGTTCCCGGAGACCGTCGCCATCGCGCTCGAGCAGCCCGGCACGCGCGATCAGGTCACGGGCAAGTTCGTGCTGGAGGTGGAGGAGGACGCGGCGCGGGACCGCCAGCTCGCCGTCGCGGTCGAGCTCGCCCCCGGGAACGAAGCCGGCGAGCGGCTCCTCGACCTGCTCGCGGAGGAGATCGTGAAGGCGCTGCGGCGGCTCAACAGCGAGTTCGCGAGCTACGTGCCGCCCGAGCGCCAGCGTCCCCGGATCACGCTCTGGCCGGCGGGGCACCCGCGGTACTTCCCGCCGGGCGTGAAGCACCGGTCCTCGAGGAAGTAG
- the ettA gene encoding energy-dependent translational throttle protein EttA → MAQYVMSMLRVSKVVPPKRQIIKDISLSFFHGAKIGLLGLNGSGKSTVLRIMAGVDEEFDGELQRQGGIKIGYLPQEPRLEGDRTVREEVESALGEVAEAQTKLEAVYAAYSDPDADMEKLAEEQARLEAIIAHAGADTGNALEIAADALRLPPWDATIKHLSGGEKRRVALCKLLLSKPDMLLLDEPTNHLDAESVEWLEQFLTRFPGTVVAVTHDRYFLDNAAEWILELDRGRGIPWKGNYSSWLDQKEQRLEVEAKQESARIKAMKLELEWVRQNPKARQAKSKARLARFEELSSVEYQKRNETQEIFIPVAERLGDKVIEFKGVTKGFGDRLLMDDLSFIVPPGAIVGIIGPNGAGKSTLFRMITGAEKPDSGEVAIGQSVKLAFVDQSRENLASDKTVFDELSGGRDVIQVGRFEMPSRAYIGRFNFKGADQQKVVGTLSGGERGRLHLAKTLMTGANVLLLDEPSNDLDVETLRALEDALLEYAGSVMVISHDRWFLDRIATHILAAEGDSRWTFFTGNYQEYEADKRRRLGEEGAKPRRIRYKPIHR, encoded by the coding sequence ATGGCCCAGTACGTGATGTCGATGCTCCGCGTGAGCAAGGTCGTCCCGCCCAAGCGGCAGATCATCAAGGACATCTCCCTCTCCTTCTTCCACGGGGCGAAGATCGGGCTCCTCGGCCTCAACGGCTCCGGCAAGTCGACGGTGCTGCGGATCATGGCCGGCGTGGACGAGGAGTTCGACGGCGAGCTGCAGCGCCAGGGCGGGATCAAGATCGGCTACCTCCCCCAGGAGCCGAGGCTCGAGGGCGACCGGACCGTTCGCGAGGAGGTCGAGTCCGCCCTCGGCGAGGTGGCCGAGGCGCAGACCAAGCTCGAGGCGGTCTACGCCGCCTACAGCGACCCGGACGCGGACATGGAGAAGCTGGCGGAGGAGCAGGCCCGCCTCGAGGCGATCATCGCCCACGCGGGCGCCGACACCGGCAACGCGCTCGAGATCGCCGCGGACGCGCTGCGCCTGCCGCCCTGGGACGCGACCATCAAGCACCTCTCGGGCGGCGAGAAGCGGCGCGTGGCGCTCTGCAAGCTCCTGCTCTCGAAGCCGGACATGCTGCTCCTCGACGAGCCGACGAACCACCTCGACGCCGAGTCGGTCGAGTGGCTCGAGCAGTTCCTCACCCGCTTCCCCGGGACGGTGGTGGCGGTCACGCACGACCGCTACTTCCTCGACAACGCGGCCGAGTGGATCCTCGAGCTCGATCGCGGCCGCGGGATCCCGTGGAAGGGCAACTACTCCTCCTGGCTCGACCAGAAGGAGCAGCGGCTCGAGGTGGAGGCGAAGCAGGAGAGCGCGCGCATCAAGGCGATGAAGCTCGAGCTCGAGTGGGTGCGGCAGAACCCGAAGGCGCGGCAGGCGAAGAGCAAGGCCCGCCTCGCGCGCTTCGAGGAGCTCTCCAGCGTCGAGTACCAGAAGCGCAACGAGACCCAGGAGATCTTCATCCCGGTGGCCGAGCGGCTCGGCGACAAGGTGATCGAGTTCAAGGGCGTCACGAAGGGCTTCGGCGACCGGCTGCTGATGGACGACCTCTCGTTCATCGTCCCGCCGGGCGCCATCGTCGGCATCATCGGACCCAACGGCGCCGGCAAGTCGACGCTGTTCAGGATGATCACCGGCGCCGAGAAGCCGGACTCGGGCGAGGTCGCCATCGGCCAGTCCGTGAAGCTCGCGTTCGTCGATCAGAGCCGCGAGAACCTCGCGAGCGACAAGACGGTCTTCGACGAGCTCTCCGGTGGCCGCGACGTCATCCAGGTCGGCCGCTTCGAGATGCCGAGCCGCGCGTACATCGGCCGCTTCAACTTCAAGGGCGCCGACCAGCAGAAGGTCGTCGGCACGCTCTCCGGCGGCGAGCGCGGCCGCCTGCACCTCGCGAAGACGCTCATGACGGGCGCCAACGTGCTGCTCCTCGACGAGCCGTCCAACGACCTCGACGTCGAGACCCTGCGCGCGCTCGAGGACGCGCTCCTCGAGTACGCCGGCAGCGTCATGGTCATCTCCCACGACCGCTGGTTCCTCGACCGCATCGCCACGCACATCCTGGCGGCCGAGGGCGACTCGAGGTGGACGTTCTTCACCGGTAACTACCAGGAGTACGAGGCCGACAAGCGGCGGCGGCTGGGCGAGGAGGGCGCGAAGCCCCGGAGGATCCGCTACAAGCCGATCCACCGCTAG
- a CDS encoding NAD(P)-dependent oxidoreductase, with product MRIFITGSTGVIGRRVLPALRRAGHELTAVARSPEARERLLRAGVRAIALDLLDRDAVRRAVAGHEVVVNLATHIPAPARMLLPFAWRENDLLRRVASANLSEAALAAGASRFVQESFAFVYADCGEAWVGERSRLEPARHTRSVVDAERAAARFASHGGAGVVLRFAAFYGPDASHLRPLLAAARRGWAALPGDGEAFISSVSHDDAASAVVAALRLPSGVYNVADDEPVRRREYFDLLAGALALPPPRLLPPWVKLLSGSLGETVARSLRISNWKLREAGAWAPRHPSVREGWPATIAALSAQAAPPAVLEAAP from the coding sequence ATGCGGATCTTCATCACGGGTTCGACGGGAGTGATCGGCCGGCGGGTGCTCCCGGCGCTGCGACGGGCCGGTCACGAACTCACCGCGGTGGCGCGGAGCCCCGAGGCGCGGGAGCGCCTGCTCCGCGCGGGCGTGCGCGCCATCGCGCTCGACCTGCTCGACCGCGACGCGGTCCGCCGGGCGGTCGCGGGGCACGAGGTGGTCGTGAACCTCGCGACCCACATCCCGGCGCCGGCGCGGATGCTCCTGCCTTTCGCGTGGCGCGAGAACGATCTGCTGCGCCGTGTCGCGTCGGCGAACCTCTCCGAGGCGGCCCTCGCCGCGGGGGCCTCCCGGTTCGTCCAGGAGTCGTTCGCGTTCGTCTACGCGGACTGCGGCGAGGCGTGGGTGGGGGAGCGCTCCCGCCTCGAGCCGGCGCGCCACACGCGCTCGGTCGTGGACGCGGAGCGCGCGGCGGCCCGCTTCGCGAGCCACGGAGGCGCGGGCGTGGTGCTCCGCTTCGCGGCGTTCTACGGGCCGGACGCGTCCCACCTGCGTCCGCTCCTCGCGGCGGCGCGGCGCGGCTGGGCGGCGTTGCCCGGCGACGGCGAGGCCTTCATCTCCTCGGTGTCGCACGACGACGCGGCGTCGGCCGTCGTGGCGGCGCTCCGCCTCCCCTCCGGCGTCTACAACGTCGCGGACGACGAGCCCGTCCGGCGGCGGGAGTACTTCGACCTCCTCGCCGGCGCGCTCGCCCTCCCGCCGCCGCGGCTGCTGCCGCCGTGGGTGAAGCTCCTCTCCGGCTCGCTCGGAGAGACGGTGGCGCGCTCGCTGCGGATCTCCAACTGGAAGCTCCGCGAGGCGGGCGCGTGGGCGCCGCGCCACCCGAGCGTGCGCGAGGGCTGGCCCGCCACGATCGCCGCGCTCAGCGCGCAGGCGGCGCCGCCGGCGGTCCTGGAGGCAGCCCCGTGA